Genomic segment of Clostridium sp. Marseille-P299:
TCCGCAGCTGTTCAAAGACGAGCTGAACTCCGGCACCGGTGACATTACCGTCTGGATCAACTCTCCCGGCGGCGACTGCGTGGCGGCAGCGCAGATTTACAACATGCTGATGGATTACAAAGGCAGCGTGACCGTAAAAATCGACGGTATCGCAGCTTCCGCAGCATCCGTTATTGCGATGGCCGGTACCAAGGTGCTGGTATCTCCGGTTTCTATGCTGATGATTCACAATCCTATGACCGTGGCCTTCGGCAACTCTGCAGAAATGCAGAAAGCCATTGATATGTTGGCCAGCGTGAAGGATTCCATCTTAAACGCATACGAAATCAAAACCGGCCTCTCCCGTACCAAGCTCTCCCACCTGATGGATGCGGAAACTTGGATGGATGCAAACAAGGCCATTGAACTTGGCTTTGCCGACGAAATCATGCAGCGCTCTGCAATTACAGACGAAGTCCCTGTGCCGCAGGTCAGCATGATGTTTTCCCGCACCGAAGTGGTGAACTCCCTGATGGAGCGCATTGCTTCCAAGTGCAAAATCGACGCAAAACCCACAACCACAGAAACCAAAATCAAAGCCGATTCCCTGATGGATAGGCTCAATCTTATCAAAAATTGGAGGTAATTCATTATGACTATTTTGGAACTGAGAGAAAAGCGTAACAAGGCATGGGAAGCTGCTAAGGCTTTCGTGGAGACCAAGCGTGATAAGGACGGCCTGCTCTCCGAGGAGGATGCTAAGACCTATGCCGAAATGGAACAGAAGGTGCAAAACTACACCTCTGAAATCGAGCGTATGCAGTCTATGGAGGCTATGGAAGCCGAACTCAACAAGCCTGTGAACACTCCTATCACTCACAAGCCTATGAACGGCGGCAAGGATACCGGCGATGGTAAGCCTAAGTCCGGTCGTGCATCCGATGCCTACAGAGCCGGTATGCTCAAGGCGCTCCGCAGCAACTTCCGCACTATCACGGATGTCCTTTCCGAGGGTATCGATGAGAACGGTGGCTACCTTGTGCCTGAAGAGTACGATTCCCGCCTCATCGACGTGTTGACTGAGGAGAACATCTTCCGTGGTCTTGCCAATGTTATCACTACCAGCGGCCAGCACAAAATCAACATCGCCGGTGCCAAGCCTGCTGCAGCGTGGATTGAGGAAGGCGGCGAACTCACCTTCGGTGACGCTACCTTTAGCCAGATCAATCTGGATGCCCACAAGCTCCATGTTGCTGTGAAGGTTACCGAGGAACTCCTGTACGACAATGCCTTCGGTCTGGAAAACTACATCATCAAGCAGTTCGGTAAGGCTCTGGCCAATGCCGAAGAGGACGCCTTCCTCAACGGCGATGGTGTTGGCAAGCCTCTGGGCATCTTCGCTACTACCGGCGGCGCTGAAATCGGAGTTACTGCTGCCAGCGCTACCGAAATCACTGCGGATGAAATCATCAATCTGGTTTACGCTCTGAAGCGTCCTTACCGTAAGAGCGCCAAGTTCATCATGAACGACCAGACCATTGCTGCAATCCGCAAGCTCAAGGACGAAAACGGCCAGTATCTGTGGCAGCCTTCCAATCAGGCCGGTGAGCCGGGTAAGCTGTTCGGTTACGATGTGCTGACTTCTCCTTTCGTGCCTACCATCGAGGCTGGTAAGCCTGTCATCGCCTTTGGTGATTTCAGCTACTACAACATCGGTGACCGCGGCACTCGTTCCTTTGCCGAGCTTCGTGAACTCTATGCCGGTAACGGTATGGTCGGTTTCGTGGCCAAGGAACGTGTGGACGGCAAGCTGGTCCTTCCTGAAGCCGTACAGGTTCTCAAGATGGGTGCCTAAGATAGGAGGTGGCAGTGATGAGCGAACTTTTGACTAAGGTCAAAGAAAATCTGATTCTGGAGCATTCGGCTGACGATGCGCTGATCGAGCGCTTCATCACTGCCGCTGTCTCCTATGCGGAAAGCTATCAGCACATTACAGCAGGATATTATACGGAAAATGCGATGCCAGCCACTACCGAACAGGCAGTGATTATGCTGGCATCGCACTTCTATGAATCCAGAGACGGTTCCACAGGCGGCTTCTTTGCGGATAATGTTCAGGCCGGACAGCAGGTCTGGAACACCGTAAATTTACTGCTCTGCCTCGACCGAGATTGGAAGGTGTGATATGAGCTTTGGCAAAATGAACACCTTTATCGAAATCATGGAAAAGCAGAAAGTTCTGGATGATGAGGGATTTTCTACAGTAACGGATGTGGTCCTCGCTTCGGTCAGGGCCTACAGGGAAGGTCGGCACGGCAACGAGAAATGGGCCAACCGCAGCACATTTACTGATGCCGCCGACCTTTTCCGTTTCCGTGTCATTCCCGGACTGACCGTTACTACGGCGATGGTGATTATCTGCGCTGACAGCCGATTTGAAATCACCTCTGTTGAGGATGTGAAAGGCCGTGGAATGTATATTGAGGTTCTGGCAAAGGAGGTCGTTTCCAGTGGCACGAGTTGATGTAAAAATGCCTGATGAATTTCTGGAGCGCATGTCCCGCCTTGGCAGTAACTTCGATTCCATTGCAGAAACTGTGCTGCAGGCAGGTGGCGAGGTGGTGCTGGCAAAAACGCAAAGCAACCTCTCCTCAGTCATCGGAAGCGGCACCAAGTATGATTCCAGAGCCACCGGTGAACTGGAGTCCTCGCTGGGCCTGACTTCTGTAAAGATGGACCGAAACGGCAACTTCAATATCAAGGTCGGCTTTTCCGAACCGAGATCTGACGGTGGCAGCAATGCCCAGCTTGCCAATATCATCGAATACGGCAAAAGCGGTCAGCCTGCAAAACCGTTTCTGAAACCTGCCAAATCTGCATCGAAAAAACAGTGTGTTGAGGCTATGAAAACAGCCTTTGAATCGGAGGTGGAGAAACTTTGAATGTGTTATCAGAAACCAAAACACTGCTTGAGGGCCTCTCCATTCCTGTGGAAACAGGTGTCTTTGAAGGCACAGCGCCAGAGATGTATGTGGTCATCGTACCACTGACGGACACCTTCGACCTCCATGCGGATAATGCTCCCGGCTGTGATGTTCAGGAGGCAAGGCTCTCGCTCTTTTCAAAGGGCAACTACACAAAAACTAAAAACAGTATCGTCCGTAGCCTGTTGGCTTCGGATTTTACCATTACAGACCGAAGGTACATCGAGCGTGAAAACGACACCGGGTACCACCACTACGCCATTGATGTGGCGAAAATCTATGAATTGGAGGATTGATTATGGCTACGATTGGTCTTGATAAATTGTACTACGCATCCATTGTCGAGGATGAAGCTGGCGAAGAAACCTATGACACTCCTGTCCAGCTGGCAAAAGCAATCTCGGCAGAACTCTCTGTGGAGCTGGCAGAGGCAACTCTTTATGCCGATGATGGCGCTGCGGAAATCGTGAAGGAGTTTAAGTCCGGCACACTTTCCCTTGGCATCGACGATATCGGCTCGACTGCGGCTTCCGTTCTTACGGGCGCTACCATCGACGATAACAAGGTGCTGATTTCCGGCGGCGAGGACGGCGGCACTCCTGTTGCTATCGGCTTCAGAGCAAAGAAGTCCAACGGCAAATACAAGTATTACTGGCTGTACCGTGTGAAGTTCGGTATCCCTGCTACAAACCTTGCTACCAAGGGTGACAGCATTACCTTCTCCACTCCTACCATCGAAGGCACAGTCCTTACCAGAAACAAGGCAGATGCCAGCGGCAAGCATCCTTGGAAAGCAGAAGTCACTGAGGGTGACACCGGCGTTTCTGCGGATACCATTAAAAACTGGTACTCTTCCGTTTATGAACCTGTTATCACGACTACAGAGGAGGGCTAATCGATGGATAAGGAACGCAGCGCAATGATTACTGTCGGCGGTGAGGAATATGAGCTTATCCTCACTACCAAAGCTACCAAGGAAATCGCTGGCCGCTACGGTGGCCTTGAGAACTTAGGTGAAAAGCTCATGAAGAGTGAGAACTTTGAAATGGCCATCGGCGAAATCGTCTGGCTCATTACTTTGATGGCAAACCAGTCCATCCTCATTCACAATCTGAAGAACAAGGAAAATCAGCGTGATTTGCTGACAGAGGATATTGTCGAGCTTCTGACTTCTCCTCTGGATCTGGCTGGCTATAAGGTGGCTATCACCGAGGCCCTGTATAAGGGAACCAAGCGCAATGTGGTCAGCGAGGACAATTCAAAAAACGCAGTGGTCGAGTAAGTGACGAAGAGTTATTTACTCGACTTTTATATTACGGCATCGCCCACCTGCATCTGTCACAGGATGAGGTGTGGTTGATGCCGTTTGGCTTATTACTGGACCTTTGGGAATGCCATAAGCAGTATCACGGCATGGCAAAACCGAAGCGTGAAATGTATATCGACGACATTATCCCGGACGGAATCTAAGGAGGTGGTTTGATGGCGGATAATTTTGGTCTCAAGATTGGACTGGAAGGCGAAAAGGAATTCAAGAAAGCGCTGTCCGAAATCAACCAGTCCTTTAAAGTCCTCGGTTCGGAAATGAAAGTGGTGTCCTCGCAGTTTGATAAAAACGACAATTCCGTACAGGCACTGACTGCAAGGAATCAAGTGCTGAATAAGGAAATCGAGGCACAAAAACAGAAAATTGAAACGCTCCGTGCAGCCCTTGCCAATGCCGCTGAGTCCTTCGGTGAAAATGACCGCCGTACTCAGAATTGGCAGATTCAGCTGAACAATGCAACTGCGGCCCTCAATGACATGGAGCGTGAATTGGACCGCAACAATACGGCTTTGGATGAAGCCGAACGTGAAATGGACGATGCCGCCGACAGCGCTGATGATCTGGAAGAAGAAATCGACGAGGCCGGTGATGCCGCAGATAAATCCTCCGGCAAATTTGAAAAGTTCGGCAGCGTCTTAAAAGGCATCGGTGCCGCAATGGGTGCCGTTGCTGTGGCGGCTGGTGCGGCGGCAGTGTCCCTCGGCAAAGAGGTCATTGCCGCTTACGCCGATTACGAACAGCTGGTGGGCGGCGTTGACACCCTCTTTAAGGAATCCTCGCAAGAACTCCAGACCTACGCTGCCAATGCATATAAGACGGCAGGTATGTCTGCCAATGAGTACATGGAAACGGTCACATCGTTCTCTGCTTCACTTATCCAGTCTCTGGGTGGTGATACTGAGGCAGCGGTAAAATATGCAGACATGGCCATTACGGATATGTCTGATAACGCCAATAAGATGGGTTCGGATATGGCAACCATCCAGACGGCATACCAGGGATTTGCCAAGCAGAACTATACTATGCTGGACAATTTGAAACTCGGTTACGGAGGCACCAAGACAGAAATGGAACGTCTGCTTGCCGATGCACAGGCAATTTCCGGTATTGAATACGACATCAGTTCCTATGCTGATGTTGTATCTGCCATCCATGTTATTCAGGAAAGTATGGGTGTTGCGGGTGCAACAGCAGCAGAGGCGGAAGGTACGATTTCCGGTTCTATCAATGCGTTGCAGGCGGCATTACAGAATATGCTTGTCGGCTTCGGTGATGCCAATGCGGATATGGATATGCTTTGCCAAAACATGGTGGATGCACTCCAAAATGTGATTACCAACATTACTCCGGTCATTGAAAACATGGTCAAGGTTCTGCCTACGGTAACGGGAGCATTGCTTGATGCCCTTGCAGACCTTTTACCTACACTGCTTGAAACGGTGACAGAGTTGTTTTCGCAATTACTGAATACGATTCTAACCTTGCTGCCACAGCTGATTCCCGCGGCGGTCAGTGCTATTATGACCATTGTCCAGGCACTGATTGATAACCTTCCTCTTTTGGTGGATGCTGCCGTGCAGTTGGTGGTGTCTTTGGTAGAAGGTATTGGTATGGCTCTTCCGGAACTTATCCCTGCAGCAGTACAGGCTGTGATTACGATTGTTCAGAGCCTTATCGAAAACTTACCGATGATTTTAGATGCGGCGCTACAACTTATCATGGGACTTGCAGAAGGCTTGCTTGCAACACTCCCGATACTGATTGAACAGCTGCCTGCGATTATTTTGGGTCTTGTGGATTTCTTCATTGGCGCAATTCCGCAGATAATCGAAGTAGGTGTAAAACTTCTCATTGCATTGGTGCAAAATCTGCCTACTATTATCGTGGAAATTGTGAAAGCCGTTCCACAGATTATAGCGGGTCTTGTATCTGCATTCGGTCAAGGTGTCGGTCAGCTTGCAGAGGTCGGTGGTAACCTTGTTCGTGGTTTATGGCAAGGTATCCAGTCCCTCGCCTCATGGTTATGGGATAAGGTGTCCGGCTGGATCTCTTCCATCTGGGACGGCATCTGTGATTTCTTTGGTATCCATTCTCCGTCCGATGAAATGGCGTGGGTCGGTGAAATGCTTGTAAAGGGATTGTCCGGTGCCATTGATTCAAGCGGTAAAGATGCAGTAAAATCTGCACAGCACATGGCAGAAGACATCAACGGCGTTATGCATGGCTTGGCAGCAGAGATGAATACTGCACTGCCTACCGACTTTGACTTTTCTGCCGATGTCGGATACACGGCGGATAAACATACGCCAATGGAATTCACAAATAACCCAGCAAGTTTTACCTTAAATCAGCCGTTGATGATTGATGGAAAAATCATCACAACTATCGTTTCCCAAATTCAGTATAGCCAGGGCCGAGCATCCATTCGTAACCTTGGTACAGTTTAAAGGAGGTCCCTATGTCTTATGTTCTTGATGGTGTGACATATTACACCGTTCGATTTTTGAATTATGATGGTGATGACCTCCTCGGCACTGTCGATGTGCCGGAGGGCGGCGATGCTACACCGTATGCACCGGAACCGGAAGTGTTTGAAACTATGGTGTTTATCGGGTGGAATCGAGATATTACCAATATTGTGAATGACAAGACGGTCAGACCCCTCTACCATAATCTGTACACGGTAATATTCATGAATCACGATGGCACTGCAGCTATGTCTACACAAACAGTCGAGCAGACATATGATGCAGTGCCTCCTGAACCGGAAGTTGTCAGTGGTAAGACGTTTGTTGAGTGGGATACTGATTACACCAATGTGCAATCTGATTTGACTATCAATCCTGTGTATGAGGTTACGGGATTCACAGTGCGATTCTTAAATTATGCCGAGGATGACCTTTTGTCTGTCCAGTATGTGGATAAAGGCGGAGATGCCATTCCTCCGACACCGGAAAAAATAAAAGGAATGATATTCCTTGGGTGGAGTTCATCCTATAGAAATATTGACTCTGATCGTACTTTGAAACCGTTGTATCGTGAAATACCACCAAGTCCGGTGCTGAAGTTCTATGCACCGGCAGATGACAACTCTTCCGGTGATTTGATTAAAAGCTACCGAGCAGTAAATTCCTGTAGCATCGTGCAGAAGTTAAGTGGCGAATGTACGATTGATGTGAGCCTTCTTACCAGAACCACGGAAGGGTATGTTGATGTGAACAGTAGATTGGAATTGGATGGACTTGTGTTCTATATTACAGGACTTAAGAAAAACATTTCCGGCGGCATATGTTATACGCAGTTTACGGGAGAACACATCACATATATTCTCAATAACGATGAGTACAAGGTTACGGCGTTTGAACAATCCGGTACGGTAAAGAGCATCTTAGAAACTCTTTTGATGGGAACACCATTCAATGTGGGTATCGTTGATATTGAGGAAGAGGTCACTCTTCGAATTAACAAGGAATGCACCCGCCGTGCTGCCATTATGCAGCTTTTAGCACTTGCCAAGGGAGAAATCGAGTATTACGGATACACCATTGGTATTCGCGGCCATGTGGGAAACGAAACGCCAATTGATATTGTAAAGAAGGCCTCCGTTCAGGATATCAGCTTCTCATACAGTGTTTCTGATAAGACTACGAACTATGAGATTTCGCTATATAAAAAGGGTTCTCTCGAACTCGGCGATGAACTGATTGTGACGTTCAAACCTATGGCAATCCAGACGGAGAGCAGAATTGTTGGTATGGATTGGAATCCATTTAACCATAAGGAAGTAAGAATCACAATCGGTGCGTACATCCCCACCTTGAACAATTCGCTTTATGAATATATCAATGCCGTGCAGAACATCCGCGATACTACGGCAAAATACACCGTAGAATTTGGTGAGATGATCGGGAATGGCACTTTTTATTTTACCCGTGCCTATCATGACAGACCCTACTTTCATATTCATACGAGTGATGGAAGTGAAGGTGTCATCACGCTTAATCGTAGCGGTGGTAGTGAATTTGGTTCGTATGTGGGAGCAACGCTTTCGGGAGTTGATACTACTACATCAACGCTGCTTGTTTTCTACTGTACCGTCCCAACAGATGAAGAATAACCGGAAAGGAGTATTTATGGCAGGTATTTTTAATGATGAGAAATACAAGATTTCATCTGATAAGGCTATTGAGTTTATCAAAAGGCAGATGAATGTAAATAACTATACCCTTCATCCGGTGCTGAAAGAAGATTATACGGATGCGCATACAGGCCGTGTGCTTGCTGCTGTTGATATTCCGGAGGATGCTATAGTCAATTATCCGAATTATATCTGCTGCGACCAGTTCTACGATGAAACCTATGTAGGTATTTGCAGTGGAAAGCATCAAAACCTCGGTACGGCAGCAAAAAAGATGGGTGTAGAGATAACAACCTACACGGATATGCAGTATCGTTCCAATATCTGCGCCCTTCACGATGATGGGACGTGGCACAGTGAACTCTATTTTAAGGAAACGGATTATTATGGAGTAAACGGAACGGTAACAAAGAAACAGACCTATTGGTACAGACAGGATGTCATTATCAATGAGGTCGGTTCAAATGGTATCAAAGGATTTACCTTAAAATATTATGATTGGCTTGACGAGGATGGCACGGTAATAGATGTGGACAATCTCCCCGGTATGGTCGAGGAACTGTTTAATCAGGAAATCTTTGATGTACCGGAGGGAGAAACAGCACCCAAAGAGGGATTTTTATACGCCGAAACATATACCCTGCGTCCTCAGTTGGTTGACGATACTATATTAGATAATGCCGTACCGAGGTATGCAGATTACACGGCAACGCTCTATATTTTTGCAGACGTTGAGTATGATGCGTTTACTACGGACATTTATTATGATGGCGTTGTCACGCTTGCTGACTTGCCGGAGAATCCGATTATTCTGCCAGATGAACCTGTGCCGTTTATAAGGGATGCCATCGTTCAGCCATATACCTCTGAGGGAAAGTTTATCATCACTTGGATTACTAATTTTACAGATGCTTGTACGATAACTGTAAACGGCACTTCGCAGCAGGTTTCCTGCGAGGATATCGTTGACGGATATTACACCTTTCATGCTGTGGTAGAAGCACCTCTTGGCGGTGAGTATTCCTACACCATTGAAGGGAAAAACGGTGTAACACTTACCAAGAGTTTTGTAGTGCCGGATAATATGAGATTTCTCATTGCAGGTGACCCTCAGATTATTGCGGAAGATTCTGCTGAGAACTGGTATCGTGTACAGACGATTCTTGACCCGTTACCGACGCTTATCATCAGTATGGGTGATCAGGTGGACGCTATCACAGATGGTCTAACAAGGACATCACAGTATCATATGTTTACGGAGCGACATTCCGTTCCGATTGCCACAGTACGAGGAAATCACGATAAAAACGAGCATTTCTTCGGTCATTATGGACTTCCAAATGCAGATGGAGGAAATTTCGCCTTTCTGCATAAGGGAGTCCTTTTTGTTGCTATTGATACAAATAATACAAACTGCCAGTTTCACATGGACTATATTACAAAGACTTTGGCAGAGCATGAATACACATGGTCGATACTCCTTATGCACCATAGTTTGTATTCTGCAAGCAAGTCCGGTGTTTCAGATAATGTGAATACGCTGCGAGAGGGATTGACCGATTTTATTGTGAATCAGACGGATATCTGTATGGTTCTGGCAGGACACGAACATCATCTCAGCCGAACCACTTATCCTGGTAAACTGTTCTTTACAGCACCTACCTGCACAGGTTCAAAATACCATGTGCCGGATAATCCTTCTGCCGAATGGAATGAGGTTGTCATAGAGCAGAAAGAACCAATGTATACGGTCATGGATGTTACCGCAAATCAGATTACGCTGACTACCTATGATTATGAAGGAACAACGCTTGATTCGTGTTCCATCGGGAGGTGATGCTTATGGGATATATTGCGTTTCCGCAGTCTTTTACAGGGAAGAAAATTGTTCGCATTCATGATGTAAATACTGAAATCACAGTGGGAGCAACGGGCAGTGGTTATGATGCGTGGTATCGATACCCGGCCTCGTTTCTGATACCGGATGGTGACCCTCAGTTCAGTAAAGAAGGTAACACTGCTCTCGGC
This window contains:
- a CDS encoding major tail protein, whose product is MATIGLDKLYYASIVEDEAGEETYDTPVQLAKAISAELSVELAEATLYADDGAAEIVKEFKSGTLSLGIDDIGSTAASVLTGATIDDNKVLISGGEDGGTPVAIGFRAKKSNGKYKYYWLYRVKFGIPATNLATKGDSITFSTPTIEGTVLTRNKADASGKHPWKAEVTEGDTGVSADTIKNWYSSVYEPVITTTEEG
- a CDS encoding HK97-gp10 family putative phage morphogenesis protein — translated: MARVDVKMPDEFLERMSRLGSNFDSIAETVLQAGGEVVLAKTQSNLSSVIGSGTKYDSRATGELESSLGLTSVKMDRNGNFNIKVGFSEPRSDGGSNAQLANIIEYGKSGQPAKPFLKPAKSASKKQCVEAMKTAFESEVEKL
- a CDS encoding metallophosphoesterase family protein; its protein translation is MAGIFNDEKYKISSDKAIEFIKRQMNVNNYTLHPVLKEDYTDAHTGRVLAAVDIPEDAIVNYPNYICCDQFYDETYVGICSGKHQNLGTAAKKMGVEITTYTDMQYRSNICALHDDGTWHSELYFKETDYYGVNGTVTKKQTYWYRQDVIINEVGSNGIKGFTLKYYDWLDEDGTVIDVDNLPGMVEELFNQEIFDVPEGETAPKEGFLYAETYTLRPQLVDDTILDNAVPRYADYTATLYIFADVEYDAFTTDIYYDGVVTLADLPENPIILPDEPVPFIRDAIVQPYTSEGKFIITWITNFTDACTITVNGTSQQVSCEDIVDGYYTFHAVVEAPLGGEYSYTIEGKNGVTLTKSFVVPDNMRFLIAGDPQIIAEDSAENWYRVQTILDPLPTLIISMGDQVDAITDGLTRTSQYHMFTERHSVPIATVRGNHDKNEHFFGHYGLPNADGGNFAFLHKGVLFVAIDTNNTNCQFHMDYITKTLAEHEYTWSILLMHHSLYSASKSGVSDNVNTLREGLTDFIVNQTDICMVLAGHEHHLSRTTYPGKLFFTAPTCTGSKYHVPDNPSAEWNEVVIEQKEPMYTVMDVTANQITLTTYDYEGTTLDSCSIGR
- a CDS encoding phage tail protein; its protein translation is MADNFGLKIGLEGEKEFKKALSEINQSFKVLGSEMKVVSSQFDKNDNSVQALTARNQVLNKEIEAQKQKIETLRAALANAAESFGENDRRTQNWQIQLNNATAALNDMERELDRNNTALDEAEREMDDAADSADDLEEEIDEAGDAADKSSGKFEKFGSVLKGIGAAMGAVAVAAGAAAVSLGKEVIAAYADYEQLVGGVDTLFKESSQELQTYAANAYKTAGMSANEYMETVTSFSASLIQSLGGDTEAAVKYADMAITDMSDNANKMGSDMATIQTAYQGFAKQNYTMLDNLKLGYGGTKTEMERLLADAQAISGIEYDISSYADVVSAIHVIQESMGVAGATAAEAEGTISGSINALQAALQNMLVGFGDANADMDMLCQNMVDALQNVITNITPVIENMVKVLPTVTGALLDALADLLPTLLETVTELFSQLLNTILTLLPQLIPAAVSAIMTIVQALIDNLPLLVDAAVQLVVSLVEGIGMALPELIPAAVQAVITIVQSLIENLPMILDAALQLIMGLAEGLLATLPILIEQLPAIILGLVDFFIGAIPQIIEVGVKLLIALVQNLPTIIVEIVKAVPQIIAGLVSAFGQGVGQLAEVGGNLVRGLWQGIQSLASWLWDKVSGWISSIWDGICDFFGIHSPSDEMAWVGEMLVKGLSGAIDSSGKDAVKSAQHMAEDINGVMHGLAAEMNTALPTDFDFSADVGYTADKHTPMEFTNNPASFTLNQPLMIDGKIITTIVSQIQYSQGRASIRNLGTV
- a CDS encoding phage head closure protein; translated protein: MSFGKMNTFIEIMEKQKVLDDEGFSTVTDVVLASVRAYREGRHGNEKWANRSTFTDAADLFRFRVIPGLTVTTAMVIICADSRFEITSVEDVKGRGMYIEVLAKEVVSSGTS
- a CDS encoding head maturation protease, ClpP-related is translated as MKKFWNWKTQTVTNQETQEAVTERTLFLNGTIAEESWFDDDVTPQLFKDELNSGTGDITVWINSPGGDCVAAAQIYNMLMDYKGSVTVKIDGIAASAASVIAMAGTKVLVSPVSMLMIHNPMTVAFGNSAEMQKAIDMLASVKDSILNAYEIKTGLSRTKLSHLMDAETWMDANKAIELGFADEIMQRSAITDEVPVPQVSMMFSRTEVVNSLMERIASKCKIDAKPTTTETKIKADSLMDRLNLIKNWR
- a CDS encoding head-tail connector protein is translated as MSELLTKVKENLILEHSADDALIERFITAAVSYAESYQHITAGYYTENAMPATTEQAVIMLASHFYESRDGSTGGFFADNVQAGQQVWNTVNLLLCLDRDWKV
- a CDS encoding InlB B-repeat-containing protein; the protein is MSYVLDGVTYYTVRFLNYDGDDLLGTVDVPEGGDATPYAPEPEVFETMVFIGWNRDITNIVNDKTVRPLYHNLYTVIFMNHDGTAAMSTQTVEQTYDAVPPEPEVVSGKTFVEWDTDYTNVQSDLTINPVYEVTGFTVRFLNYAEDDLLSVQYVDKGGDAIPPTPEKIKGMIFLGWSSSYRNIDSDRTLKPLYREIPPSPVLKFYAPADDNSSGDLIKSYRAVNSCSIVQKLSGECTIDVSLLTRTTEGYVDVNSRLELDGLVFYITGLKKNISGGICYTQFTGEHITYILNNDEYKVTAFEQSGTVKSILETLLMGTPFNVGIVDIEEEVTLRINKECTRRAAIMQLLALAKGEIEYYGYTIGIRGHVGNETPIDIVKKASVQDISFSYSVSDKTTNYEISLYKKGSLELGDELIVTFKPMAIQTESRIVGMDWNPFNHKEVRITIGAYIPTLNNSLYEYINAVQNIRDTTAKYTVEFGEMIGNGTFYFTRAYHDRPYFHIHTSDGSEGVITLNRSGGSEFGSYVGATLSGVDTTTSTLLVFYCTVPTDEE
- a CDS encoding phage major capsid protein, which gives rise to MTILELREKRNKAWEAAKAFVETKRDKDGLLSEEDAKTYAEMEQKVQNYTSEIERMQSMEAMEAELNKPVNTPITHKPMNGGKDTGDGKPKSGRASDAYRAGMLKALRSNFRTITDVLSEGIDENGGYLVPEEYDSRLIDVLTEENIFRGLANVITTSGQHKINIAGAKPAAAWIEEGGELTFGDATFSQINLDAHKLHVAVKVTEELLYDNAFGLENYIIKQFGKALANAEEDAFLNGDGVGKPLGIFATTGGAEIGVTAASATEITADEIINLVYALKRPYRKSAKFIMNDQTIAAIRKLKDENGQYLWQPSNQAGEPGKLFGYDVLTSPFVPTIEAGKPVIAFGDFSYYNIGDRGTRSFAELRELYAGNGMVGFVAKERVDGKLVLPEAVQVLKMGA